In the Opitutia bacterium genome, one interval contains:
- a CDS encoding DUF4982 domain-containing protein: MNRVFLLVALVAAGAMFGAEEGRERVSFNAGWKFFKGDDPDAGESLSYERVKAWMLPTGEHLLNYAPPRVALPATRSGWWLNFPKPEFDDSGWRAIDVPHDWGIESAFVQELPGSTGKLPWAGTGWYRKKFALPAEDAGRRVYLEFDGAMSYALVWCNGQIAGGWAYGYSSWRVDLTPFVKPGAENVVAVRLSPPRESSRWYPGAGIYRNVWLTKTAEVAVAQWGVTVTTPEIVPDHALVNVGITLDNKGAAAAAVQASVRLFAADANGQPFGDPVAVSEAQAATVAPGRQAHAAHTLRVAAPKLWSLRERNRYVAETRLERDGRVVDIVRTPFGIRSLSVSATDGFKLNGERIPIRGVCLHHDLGALGTAVNTRAIERQIEILQSFGANAIRTSHNPPAPELLELADRMGMLVMVELSDAWRAGKKADDYSRLFDDWHERDLRALVRRDRNHPSVIQWSIGNELPELGDAEGWKLAAHLAAIVREEDRTRAVVVGSDKPPSAYNGFETVVDVLGFNYKPAEYAKLHARHPHVVMMGSETASTISSRGEYFFPVSDKKSDGASNFHVSSYDLYAPWWAWPPDVEWKALDENPYVLGEFVWTGFDYLGEPTPFDSDATNLLNFADPVAREKAAKELAALGKIRVPSRSSYFGIVDLAGFPKDRYYLYQARWRPELPMAHILPHWNWPERVGEVTPVHVYSSGDEAELFLNGQSLGRKQRGALEYRFRWDDVKYQPGELKVVAYKGGKLWAEAVQRTTGAPAALRVTVDRAELRADGTDLAFVKVEVVDANGLVVPRAKPLLTFSVVGAADLVATDNGDPTDQRVFASAERNAFNGLALAIVRARAGAGGGITVQVASAGLAGGAVRLEAK, encoded by the coding sequence ATGAATCGCGTGTTCCTGTTGGTGGCGTTGGTCGCGGCCGGCGCAATGTTCGGGGCGGAGGAGGGACGCGAGCGCGTCTCGTTCAACGCTGGTTGGAAATTCTTCAAGGGCGACGACCCGGATGCCGGCGAGTCGCTCTCCTACGAGCGGGTGAAGGCGTGGATGCTGCCGACCGGTGAGCACCTCCTGAATTACGCGCCGCCGCGCGTCGCGCTGCCCGCGACGCGTTCCGGCTGGTGGCTGAATTTTCCCAAGCCCGAGTTCGACGACTCCGGCTGGCGCGCGATCGATGTGCCGCACGATTGGGGCATCGAAAGCGCATTCGTGCAGGAGCTGCCGGGCTCGACCGGCAAGCTGCCGTGGGCGGGCACCGGTTGGTATCGGAAGAAATTCGCGCTGCCCGCCGAAGACGCCGGACGCCGCGTCTACCTCGAGTTCGACGGCGCGATGTCCTACGCGCTCGTTTGGTGCAACGGCCAGATCGCGGGCGGCTGGGCCTACGGTTACTCGTCGTGGCGCGTGGATCTCACGCCGTTCGTGAAACCCGGCGCGGAGAACGTCGTCGCCGTCCGTCTGAGCCCGCCGCGCGAGTCCTCGCGCTGGTATCCGGGCGCAGGCATCTACCGCAACGTCTGGCTGACGAAGACGGCGGAGGTGGCGGTGGCGCAGTGGGGCGTGACGGTCACCACTCCCGAAATCGTCCCCGATCACGCTCTCGTGAACGTCGGCATCACACTCGATAACAAGGGCGCCGCGGCCGCCGCCGTGCAGGCGAGCGTGCGGCTCTTCGCTGCGGACGCCAACGGCCAGCCGTTCGGCGACCCGGTCGCGGTTTCCGAGGCGCAGGCGGCGACAGTCGCACCCGGCCGCCAAGCGCACGCCGCGCACACGCTGCGCGTCGCGGCGCCAAAGCTCTGGAGCTTGCGCGAGCGCAATCGCTATGTCGCCGAGACTCGGCTCGAGCGCGACGGGCGGGTGGTGGACATCGTGCGCACGCCGTTTGGCATCAGGTCGCTTTCGGTCAGCGCGACGGACGGGTTCAAACTCAACGGGGAACGGATTCCGATTCGCGGAGTGTGCCTCCATCATGATCTCGGCGCCCTCGGGACCGCGGTGAACACGCGGGCGATCGAGCGGCAGATCGAGATTCTCCAGTCGTTCGGGGCGAACGCGATTCGCACGAGCCACAATCCGCCCGCGCCCGAGTTGCTCGAGCTGGCCGACCGCATGGGCATGCTCGTGATGGTCGAGCTGTCCGATGCGTGGCGCGCCGGCAAGAAAGCCGACGATTACAGCCGGCTCTTCGACGATTGGCACGAGCGCGATCTGCGCGCGCTGGTGCGCCGCGACCGCAATCACCCGAGCGTGATCCAGTGGAGCATCGGCAACGAGCTGCCCGAACTCGGCGACGCCGAGGGCTGGAAGCTCGCCGCGCATCTCGCCGCCATCGTGCGCGAGGAGGATCGCACGCGCGCCGTCGTCGTCGGCAGCGACAAGCCGCCGTCCGCCTACAACGGCTTCGAGACCGTCGTCGACGTGCTGGGCTTCAACTACAAACCCGCCGAATACGCGAAACTCCACGCGCGTCACCCGCACGTCGTGATGATGGGATCCGAGACGGCCTCGACGATCAGTTCGCGCGGCGAGTATTTCTTCCCGGTCTCGGACAAGAAGAGCGACGGCGCCTCGAATTTCCACGTCAGCAGCTACGACCTCTATGCGCCGTGGTGGGCGTGGCCGCCGGACGTCGAGTGGAAGGCCCTCGACGAAAATCCCTACGTGCTCGGCGAGTTCGTGTGGACCGGCTTCGACTACCTCGGCGAGCCGACGCCCTTCGACAGCGACGCGACGAACCTGTTGAACTTCGCCGATCCGGTCGCGCGCGAGAAGGCGGCCAAGGAACTCGCCGCGCTCGGCAAGATCCGTGTGCCGTCGCGCAGCAGCTATTTCGGCATCGTCGACCTCGCGGGTTTTCCGAAGGACCGCTATTACCTCTATCAGGCCCGCTGGCGACCGGAGCTGCCGATGGCGCACATCCTCCCGCACTGGAACTGGCCGGAGCGCGTTGGCGAAGTGACGCCGGTGCATGTCTACTCATCCGGCGACGAAGCGGAGCTGTTCCTCAATGGCCAGTCGCTCGGCCGCAAGCAGCGCGGCGCGCTCGAATACCGCTTTCGTTGGGACGACGTGAAATATCAGCCCGGCGAGCTGAAGGTGGTGGCCTACAAAGGAGGCAAGCTCTGGGCCGAAGCCGTGCAACGCACGACCGGCGCTCCCGCGGCGCTGCGCGTGACGGTTGACCGTGCCGAGTTGCGCGCGGACGGCACCGATCTGGCTTTCGTGAAGGTCGAAGTGGTCGACGCGAATGGCCTCGTCGTGCCGCGCGCGAAGCCGCTGCTGACATTCTCGGTCGTCGGTGCGGCCGATCTCGTCGCGACCGACAACGGCGATCCGACCGACCAGCGCGTCTTCGCGAGCGCCGAGCGCAACGCCTTCAACGGCCTCGCTCTCGCGATCGTGCGCGCGCGCGCTGGTGCGGGCGGCGGGATCACCGTGCAAGTGGCCTCAGCCGGTCTGGCAGGCGGGGCAGTTCGGTTGGAAGCGAAGTGA
- a CDS encoding GNAT family N-acetyltransferase — MIPFPSLTLPPISILSFGESGRDAFSTVREVRSIETEHFPSHDDADFGTLESDLTLLGVAPRGLSLAMEQSGSLAGFCWLVPLNLEGEARLLRGERDGGMTLAHLAASSADCSAVYMTSVAVRAQFRGQGLGTRLLQRAVAEMDVFHPKSLLQTAWSACGAGLIKRYDPVRVGECEGHPIFRASWNPRALQPAA, encoded by the coding sequence GTGATCCCATTTCCTTCTCTCACTCTCCCGCCAATCTCGATCCTGTCTTTCGGCGAATCGGGACGCGATGCCTTCTCCACCGTCCGCGAGGTGCGCTCTATTGAAACGGAGCACTTTCCGTCTCACGACGATGCGGATTTCGGCACCCTCGAGTCCGACCTGACGCTGCTCGGTGTCGCGCCCCGCGGATTGTCGCTCGCGATGGAGCAGTCAGGTTCGCTCGCCGGCTTTTGCTGGCTCGTGCCCCTCAATCTCGAGGGCGAGGCGCGCCTGTTGCGGGGCGAACGCGACGGTGGCATGACGCTCGCGCACCTCGCGGCGTCTTCGGCGGATTGCTCGGCGGTCTACATGACCAGCGTGGCCGTGCGCGCGCAGTTCCGCGGGCAGGGACTCGGGACCCGTCTCCTACAGCGCGCAGTGGCGGAGATGGACGTGTTTCACCCGAAATCCCTGCTGCAAACCGCGTGGAGCGCGTGCGGCGCCGGGTTGATCAAGCGTTACGATCCGGTGCGGGTCGGCGAGTGCGAGGGGCATCCCATCTTCCGCGCCAGCTGGAATCCGCGCGCGCTCCAGCCGGCGGCTTAG
- a CDS encoding response regulator transcription factor: MKAPRKNSPPPPAATAPASERKRILVVDDHPFMRAGLGALIDRQPDMVVAGEAGNPAEALQAMPRVRPDLVLSDITMPGRSGAEFIKDLHALHPGLPVLVISMHDELVYAERMLRAGARGYIMKEAGGEALLAALRQVLRGEIYVSQRLSARLLENLHGGQPRQSSSPIAKLTDREFEVFQLIGQGKGTHEIAAQLHLSTKTVDVHRANIKGKLGISDGTALVRHAVRWVETQAGA, encoded by the coding sequence ATGAAAGCGCCGCGCAAGAACTCTCCTCCGCCTCCCGCGGCGACTGCTCCCGCGAGCGAACGCAAACGCATCCTCGTCGTCGACGACCATCCGTTCATGCGCGCCGGTTTGGGTGCGTTGATCGACCGGCAGCCCGACATGGTGGTCGCGGGCGAGGCGGGCAATCCCGCGGAAGCATTGCAAGCGATGCCGCGCGTGCGGCCCGATCTGGTCTTAAGCGACATCACGATGCCCGGACGCAGCGGCGCGGAGTTCATCAAGGACCTCCACGCGCTACATCCGGGCCTGCCCGTCCTCGTGATCTCGATGCACGACGAACTTGTCTACGCCGAGCGCATGCTCCGCGCGGGCGCACGCGGCTACATCATGAAGGAGGCCGGCGGCGAGGCGCTGCTGGCGGCGCTCCGTCAGGTGTTGCGGGGCGAGATCTATGTCAGCCAGCGGCTCTCGGCGCGCTTGCTGGAAAACCTCCACGGCGGACAGCCCCGCCAGTCCAGCTCCCCGATCGCGAAGCTCACCGACCGCGAGTTCGAGGTTTTCCAATTGATTGGCCAAGGCAAGGGCACGCACGAGATCGCGGCGCAGTTGCACCTCAGCACCAAGACCGTCGACGTCCACCGCGCGAACATCAAGGGCAAGCTCGGCATCTCCGACGGCACCGCTCTCGTTCGCCACGCCGTGCGTTGGGTCGAGACGCAGGCGGGAGCTTAG
- a CDS encoding response regulator: MSPSSHGSGPARILVVDDDEGLLILMAEALRAEGHDVGTATSCRQAFEILQAEPHDLLLLDLKLSDAEGVGLLNKYSATGLGVPFVVVTGQGDEKSAVEVMKHGALDYVMKDMALLDLLPAVAQRALDSVARDRALAAARAEHVRLEAEVLAASERERLSIGADLHDGLGQLLTALELMCTALKEDTAFTHPMVSTRLDQMSGMLREAIAQTRFLARGLVPIGQGPEALHHGLVALAERTNALGRVYCAFLTEKPVEVEDVRVAGHLYRIAQEAVNNAVRHAQAKTIRVSLVRRTERIALEIADDGVGLREGAEKHGTGLGLMRHRASLIGAELIVKRSRAGGTAISCLWPTQR; encoded by the coding sequence GTGAGTCCCAGTTCCCACGGCTCTGGACCCGCGCGCATCCTCGTCGTCGACGACGACGAAGGACTGCTGATTCTCATGGCCGAGGCGTTGCGTGCCGAAGGTCACGATGTCGGCACCGCCACCAGTTGCCGCCAGGCGTTCGAGATTCTCCAAGCTGAGCCGCACGATCTGCTGTTGCTCGACCTGAAGTTGAGTGACGCCGAGGGCGTCGGACTGCTGAACAAATACAGCGCCACGGGGCTTGGTGTGCCTTTCGTGGTCGTGACCGGCCAGGGCGATGAAAAATCCGCCGTGGAGGTGATGAAACACGGCGCGCTCGATTACGTGATGAAGGACATGGCGCTGCTCGACCTGCTGCCAGCCGTGGCGCAGCGTGCGCTCGATTCTGTGGCGCGCGATCGCGCCCTCGCCGCCGCCCGCGCCGAGCATGTGCGCCTCGAGGCGGAAGTGCTGGCCGCCAGCGAACGCGAGCGGTTGTCGATCGGGGCCGACCTTCACGATGGCCTCGGGCAACTCCTCACCGCCCTGGAGCTGATGTGCACCGCTTTGAAGGAGGACACGGCCTTCACTCATCCGATGGTTTCGACGCGCCTCGACCAAATGAGCGGCATGCTGCGCGAGGCAATTGCGCAGACCCGCTTTCTCGCGCGCGGTCTCGTGCCGATCGGGCAGGGGCCCGAAGCGTTGCACCACGGATTGGTGGCGTTGGCGGAACGCACGAACGCGCTTGGTCGGGTCTACTGTGCGTTCCTGACGGAGAAGCCGGTCGAGGTGGAGGATGTGCGCGTGGCCGGCCACCTCTACCGCATCGCGCAGGAAGCCGTGAACAACGCGGTGCGCCACGCGCAGGCCAAGACGATCCGCGTGAGCCTCGTGCGGCGCACGGAGCGGATCGCGTTGGAGATCGCCGACGACGGCGTCGGTCTACGCGAAGGCGCCGAAAAGCACGGGACCGGTTTGGGTCTCATGCGCCACCGCGCGAGTTTGATCGGCGCGGAACTCATAGTGAAGCGCTCCCGGGCCGGCGGCACGGCGATTTCCTGTCTCTGGCCGACCCAGCGATGA
- a CDS encoding response regulator: protein MNQSPTILIVEDDEGHAILIRENLEMAGLKNRIQHFRDGQAILDYFFDRDGNVVRGHDGTYLVLLDIRMPKVDGIEVLRRLKADAELRKLPVIMLTTTDDSREVERCHQLGCSVYIQKPVDYDKFTEAIRRLGMFVMLLLVPPVASK, encoded by the coding sequence ATGAACCAGTCTCCTACTATTCTCATCGTCGAAGACGACGAAGGTCACGCCATCCTCATCCGCGAAAATCTCGAGATGGCGGGGCTGAAAAATCGCATCCAGCACTTCCGCGACGGACAGGCGATCCTCGATTATTTCTTCGATCGGGACGGCAATGTCGTGCGCGGTCACGATGGCACTTACCTCGTGCTGCTCGACATTCGCATGCCCAAGGTCGACGGCATCGAGGTGCTGCGTCGCCTGAAGGCCGACGCGGAACTCCGCAAGCTGCCGGTGATCATGCTGACGACCACCGACGATTCCCGCGAAGTGGAGCGCTGCCACCAGCTCGGTTGCAGCGTCTACATCCAGAAACCCGTCGATTACGACAAGTTCACCGAGGCGATCCGTCGGCTGGGCATGTTTGTGATGCTCCTGCTCGTGCCGCCGGTTGCGAGCAAGTGA
- a CDS encoding PAS domain S-box protein yields the protein MSTPDFSTLSREELIARLAADQASSPEELVNAARELRDVRAALDEHSIVAITDPSGRITYVNDKFCAISKYAREELIGQDHRLINSGYHSKEFFKNLWSTIAHGNVWHGELRNRAKDGSLYWVDTTIFPFLNANGKPYQYIAIRTDITQRKADELELQRIATDLAQKNKELEAIVYTVSHDLRSPLVNVQGFSRQLTRACDQIRAAAAESTDGKITLEQVRKPLDVSIPQALKFISAGVAKMEALLAGLLHYSRLGRVVLNVRPLDMNAMLSEITAAMKFQLDEAKAQVRIGILPRCLGDSVQTNQVFANLLDNALKYRAPERPLLIEVSGRVADGVATYTVSDNGLGIAREHQAKIFEIFHRLNPADSAGEGLGLSIAQRVLERQSGRIWVESEVNKGSIFHVSLPAA from the coding sequence GTGTCCACACCTGACTTTTCCACGCTTAGTCGGGAGGAATTGATCGCGCGTCTCGCCGCTGATCAGGCTTCGTCCCCGGAGGAACTCGTGAACGCCGCGCGCGAGCTGCGCGATGTGCGGGCGGCGCTCGACGAGCACTCGATCGTCGCGATCACCGACCCGTCCGGCCGCATCACCTACGTGAACGACAAATTCTGCGCGATTTCGAAATATGCGCGGGAGGAGCTGATCGGGCAGGACCATCGCCTCATCAACTCGGGCTACCACTCGAAGGAATTTTTCAAAAACCTCTGGTCGACGATCGCCCACGGCAACGTCTGGCACGGGGAGTTGCGCAATCGCGCGAAGGACGGCTCGCTCTACTGGGTCGATACGACGATCTTTCCGTTCCTCAACGCCAACGGGAAGCCCTACCAATACATCGCGATCCGCACCGACATCACGCAGCGCAAGGCGGACGAGCTCGAATTGCAGCGCATCGCCACCGACCTGGCGCAGAAGAACAAGGAGCTGGAGGCGATCGTCTATACGGTCTCGCACGACCTGCGTTCGCCGCTCGTGAACGTGCAGGGGTTCAGCCGCCAGCTCACGCGCGCCTGCGACCAGATCCGCGCCGCCGCGGCGGAATCGACCGATGGAAAGATCACGCTCGAGCAGGTGCGGAAACCCCTCGATGTCTCGATCCCCCAGGCGCTGAAATTCATCAGCGCCGGCGTCGCCAAGATGGAGGCGCTGCTCGCGGGTCTGCTCCACTATTCGCGGCTCGGCCGCGTGGTGCTAAATGTCCGGCCGCTCGACATGAACGCGATGCTTTCGGAGATCACGGCGGCGATGAAGTTCCAGTTGGACGAGGCAAAGGCGCAGGTTCGCATCGGCATCCTGCCGCGCTGCCTCGGCGACAGCGTGCAGACCAACCAAGTCTTCGCGAACCTGCTCGACAACGCGCTCAAATACCGCGCGCCCGAGCGCCCGCTGCTGATCGAGGTTTCCGGCCGCGTGGCCGATGGCGTCGCGACCTACACGGTTTCCGACAACGGTCTCGGCATCGCGCGGGAGCATCAGGCGAAGATTTTCGAGATTTTCCACCGCTTGAATCCGGCGGACTCGGCGGGCGAGGGGCTCGGCCTCTCGATCGCGCAGCGCGTGCTCGAACGGCAGTCCGGCAGAATTTGGGTTGAGAGCGAGGTGAACAAGGGTTCCATCTTCCACGTTTCATTGCCGGCGGCCTAA
- a CDS encoding PocR ligand-binding domain-containing protein, which translates to MQAIHAAPALPFVPATSARDSGRSVVQHLERAAIFQEYKEAFEATTGLPLALRATGTFNSPLHDSKRVNPFCQLMAGRNKTCANCLVVQQKAEEEARSEAKTFQCFAGLSEAAVPVRVGEQVLGHLQTGQVLLHAPSAAGFKALSRQFGGETSPKNVEAIKDAYFGTRVLSKSQFDSIVRLLTVFSQHLSSISNQVMVQESTAESPVVAKARAYIAEHFSGEISVGEVARAVNMSTFYFCKVFKSGTGLTFTDYLARLRVESVKQQMLNPHIRVSEAAFAAGFQSLSQFNRVFRRIAGESPSDYRDRVVGSTPHQDEHGSRAA; encoded by the coding sequence ATGCAAGCGATCCACGCCGCTCCCGCACTGCCCTTCGTGCCCGCCACGTCCGCCCGCGACTCCGGTCGCAGCGTTGTCCAGCACCTCGAACGCGCCGCCATTTTCCAGGAATACAAGGAGGCGTTCGAAGCCACCACCGGCCTGCCGCTCGCGCTCCGCGCCACAGGCACGTTCAACTCACCGCTGCACGACTCGAAGCGCGTGAACCCGTTCTGCCAGCTCATGGCGGGCCGCAACAAGACCTGCGCGAATTGCCTCGTCGTTCAGCAAAAAGCCGAGGAAGAGGCCCGTAGCGAAGCGAAGACCTTCCAGTGCTTCGCCGGCCTCAGCGAGGCCGCCGTGCCGGTCCGCGTCGGCGAGCAGGTCCTCGGTCACCTTCAGACCGGCCAGGTCCTCCTCCACGCGCCGAGCGCCGCCGGCTTCAAAGCCCTGTCGCGCCAATTCGGCGGCGAGACCTCGCCCAAGAACGTCGAGGCGATCAAGGACGCCTACTTCGGCACCCGCGTGCTCTCGAAGTCGCAATTCGACTCCATCGTGCGCCTGCTGACCGTCTTCTCCCAGCACCTCTCCTCGATCAGCAATCAGGTCATGGTGCAGGAATCCACCGCCGAGTCGCCCGTGGTCGCGAAGGCCCGCGCCTACATCGCCGAGCATTTCAGCGGCGAGATCTCCGTCGGCGAAGTCGCCCGCGCGGTGAACATGAGCACGTTCTACTTCTGCAAGGTCTTCAAGTCGGGCACCGGCCTCACCTTCACCGACTACCTCGCGCGCCTGCGCGTCGAGTCCGTGAAGCAACAGATGCTCAACCCGCACATCCGCGTCAGCGAAGCGGCCTTCGCCGCCGGTTTCCAATCGCTCTCCCAGTTCAACCGCGTCTTCCGCCGCATCGCCGGCGAAAGCCCGAGCGACTACCGCGACCGCGTCGTCGGCAGCACGCCGCATCAAGACGAGCACGGCTCCCGCGCCGCCTGA
- a CDS encoding ABC transporter ATP-binding protein yields MSETERTSDAAAPDRANRAFRQHVWPVLLEHKWATIGSIVLLGIHGYGLTLQNVYLKWFMDALEQRGAPGELWRRVMWLAVGYLIATVLLRMACWHIGYRLITRVRERIVFSLRSQFFRHVNQLCLRFHGQHSSGELFSYLFGSPLASVMQFFQHTSMAVPGSIVNLISLLLLFWQWDWVVALVVLAAALLSVWFMLHARTKMQRISADFQSAEGDVSGRVADLLRGNKAVKLYAMEDRVEEDFAAQAAMISRKSYERDVNSHVEWMKQETFGYVCYAALMGVCTWRYLDGHISLGVVAACFTSFVSLQWPLQAIFQAFTFWGGAAASLARIGVVLETPSTTPDPVEPTRGIPPQAEIEFERVSFGYESDSPVVRDLSLRIAPGQRVALVGPSGAGKTTIAQLLLRLYDPTAGAVKLGGVDLRRFEAAELRRQFGVVPQDPFIFRTTVRDNVRVARPNADDAAIRRACERANAWEFIAAMPGGLDAKIGEGGSTLSGGQRQRLAIARALLADPQCFVLDEATSALDTLSEALVQEVIEKSLRGRTVIFIAHRLATVKNCDRILVIDDGRVAQDGTFDELVARPGLFQDLVRGQALRA; encoded by the coding sequence ATGAGCGAGACGGAGCGGACGAGCGACGCGGCGGCACCCGACCGGGCGAACCGGGCGTTCCGCCAGCATGTCTGGCCGGTTCTGCTCGAGCACAAGTGGGCGACGATCGGCTCGATCGTGTTGCTCGGCATCCATGGCTACGGCCTGACGCTGCAGAACGTCTACTTGAAGTGGTTCATGGACGCGCTCGAGCAGCGCGGGGCGCCGGGCGAGCTGTGGCGGCGGGTGATGTGGCTCGCGGTCGGCTACCTGATCGCGACGGTGCTGCTGCGCATGGCGTGCTGGCACATCGGGTATCGGCTGATCACGCGGGTGCGCGAGCGGATCGTTTTCTCGCTGCGCAGCCAGTTTTTCCGGCACGTGAACCAGCTGTGCCTGCGGTTCCACGGCCAGCATTCCTCGGGCGAATTGTTCAGCTACCTCTTCGGCTCGCCGCTGGCGTCGGTGATGCAGTTCTTCCAACACACGTCGATGGCGGTGCCGGGTTCGATCGTGAACCTGATTTCGCTGCTCCTGTTGTTCTGGCAATGGGACTGGGTGGTCGCGCTCGTCGTGCTGGCGGCGGCGTTGCTGAGCGTGTGGTTCATGCTGCATGCGCGGACGAAAATGCAGCGGATCAGCGCGGACTTTCAGAGCGCGGAGGGCGACGTGAGCGGGCGCGTGGCGGATTTGTTGCGCGGCAACAAGGCGGTTAAACTCTACGCGATGGAGGACCGCGTGGAGGAGGATTTCGCGGCGCAAGCGGCGATGATCAGTCGCAAGTCCTACGAACGCGATGTGAACAGCCACGTCGAGTGGATGAAGCAGGAGACCTTCGGCTACGTGTGTTACGCGGCGCTGATGGGCGTGTGCACGTGGCGCTATCTCGACGGGCACATTTCGCTCGGCGTGGTGGCGGCGTGTTTCACGTCGTTCGTGTCGCTCCAGTGGCCGCTGCAGGCGATCTTTCAGGCGTTCACGTTCTGGGGCGGCGCCGCGGCGTCGTTGGCGCGCATCGGTGTGGTGTTGGAAACGCCCAGCACGACGCCCGATCCGGTGGAGCCGACGCGCGGCATTCCGCCGCAGGCGGAGATCGAGTTCGAGCGCGTGAGCTTCGGCTACGAGAGCGACAGCCCCGTCGTGCGCGATCTCTCGCTGCGCATCGCTCCCGGGCAGCGCGTGGCGTTGGTGGGACCATCCGGGGCGGGCAAGACCACGATCGCGCAGCTGCTGTTGCGGCTCTACGACCCGACGGCGGGCGCAGTGAAGCTCGGAGGCGTGGACTTGCGGCGCTTTGAGGCGGCGGAGCTGCGCCGGCAGTTCGGCGTCGTCCCGCAGGACCCGTTCATTTTCCGCACGACGGTGCGCGACAACGTCCGCGTGGCGCGGCCGAACGCCGACGACGCGGCGATCCGGCGCGCGTGCGAGCGCGCCAATGCGTGGGAGTTCATCGCGGCGATGCCCGGGGGGCTCGACGCGAAGATCGGCGAGGGCGGCTCGACTCTGTCGGGCGGCCAGCGGCAGCGGCTGGCGATCGCGCGGGCGTTGCTGGCGGATCCGCAGTGCTTCGTGCTCGACGAGGCGACGAGCGCGCTCGACACGCTCAGCGAGGCGCTGGTGCAGGAGGTGATCGAGAAGAGCCTCCGCGGGCGGACGGTGATCTTCATCGCCCACCGGCTGGCGACGGTGAAGAACTGCGACCGGATCCTCGTGATCGACGACGGGCGCGTGGCGCAGGATGGGACGTTCGACGAACTTGTGGCGCGCCCGGGCCTGTTTCAGGACTTGGTGCGCGGGCAGGCGTTGCGCGCCTGA